The genomic region TTCGCATTGGCCGCAGATGCGGTTTGGGTTGTCGCCGCCGTGAATATGTCCGAGATTAATGGTCGGTACTTCAACTTCGAATGCAGGATTGCGATAGCGTTGCTGCAGATCGTCACGCCATTGCAGCACCTCTCCGATGACCCGGTGCATTCCCTCCAGGGCATTGATCCCCAGTGACGGGTCGCTGGAGTGGCCGGAGCGGCCGGTCAGCCGAATCGACTCCATGGAGATCCCTTTGTGGGTACGAATCGGTTTTAGTCCGGTCGGCTCGCCAATCAGTGCATGACGTCCCAGCCGGCGATGCAGGTCGACGAGTGCCTGGGCACCGCACATGGTGCTCTCTTCATCGGCGGTGGCGATCAGGGTCAGCGGCTGTTTCAGATTGTGCAATGGCAGTTCGCGGATTGCCTCGATGACAACCGCAAAGAACCCCTTCATATCGGTGGTGCCGAGGCCGTAGAAACGGTTGTCCCTTTCAACGAGCTGCAGGGGGTCGCTGTGCCACCTCTCCTCGTCGAAAGGCACGGTGTCGGTATGGCCGGAGAGCACCAGACCTTCACTGCCGCTACCTGCGCTGGCCACCAGATTGAACTTGTCCCTGTGACCTGGGATCGGCACTATCTCGATCTTGAAGCCAAGTGATTCGAGCCAGCTGCTCAAAACCTCGATTACCGGCTGATTGCCCATGTCCCACGAAGGATTGACGCTGCTTACCGAAGGCGCAGCGATCAGGGTACGGGTCATCTCCATTAGATTGGGTGTCTTCATACAATGATTCTGGATGGTTGCATCAGTCTCCGCAAGTGTGGTGAGCTAAAGTCGTTCTGATAAAATAATTCATTGTCATCTCGAACGGAGTGAGAGATATCCTTCAGCCCATTACAAAACAGGGAAAAACTCAATGCCGATGAAGGACTGGTGTTTAGCCGACGACTACGGTTTCACAGAAAAGTTGAGCGGAGCCCAATGGGCCTGGGAGTTTCTGCGGCGCAATCCAGATTACCGCAGGGAGTGGAAGATCTTCAATGAGACATGGCAACTACTTGAGGCAGCCTACGGCAGACCGCCGAACCGGGATTTCTGTGCCTGGAAGCTGGATCCAAGATCCTGGGTGGCGGCCAGTGAATGCAGTGAGAGCGACTGCCGCATCGAAGGTGACAAGGTGCTGATTGAATGCGCCATGGGTGCGCGTTGGGGTTTTTACAAGTTTCCCCCCGATCCGGTGGATGACGATCCGGTGGGCGAAGAGAGACTGGCTTGGCGGGAATTTTCAATACCGCCACGCTTGCTTGAAGAGCCTGGTGATGAATGGCGGGCAGAACAGGCGGCGATACTATTTGACTTGGCGATCCCGCTACTGGAACAGTTGGCCCAGGCCAAGCGTAGGCTGCAGATAGAACAGAGCAGGCGCATAAAGGCAGGAAAAATAGTGGCACCGAAAGTATCGGCCCAACGAGTTCTCTGGCGTCTGTGGCTTCGGCTGCTCGATGCTGTGGAGTCAGGTGCGAAAAATGAGATGATGGCACAGCAGTTGAATCTGGAAGATTTGGAAGAGCTTGCAGAGGCACTTTCTGCTGCAAACAGTATGATGGATGGAGCATACAGGCGCTGTTCGCTGTATAGCGGGTGAGGTAAGGGAGACTTGGTGGTATTGTCAGGGAGATACTTTTTGTCACAACGAATTTTATTTCTGTATGATGAAAAAGGCTATGTCGTATCTGCCTGTGCTTTGACAAGGAAAACGCCATGGAAGTGAAATTCGATAATTTTCCCAAGGAATTACACAACAGCGACTGGTATTCTCCGCAGAAGTTATCCTATAAACGCCCGTTTCTTGTTCGTCTGGTTGAAGCATCCATTCCCCCCGTCTTCCGTTCCTCTCGCGAATTTGTCGGGGCTGAACGAATTTCAATCCCTTTCGCGGCCGATCTCTATCTGTGGGTCTTCAATTGGAGCGGTATTGAAGATGCCAAAGATGCGATGGCCTTTGTCTGGGACACACCAAGACATACCTTTCTGGTTGATTTCCGTAACGAGACTTTCTTCGATGTGATCAGGGAGGTCTATTCCAAACAGGTTAACAATGAGCAGCACTCTTTAGCCTACCTTGCACTCTA from Gammaproteobacteria bacterium (ex Lamellibrachia satsuma) harbors:
- the argE gene encoding acetylornithine deacetylase, which produces MKTPNLMEMTRTLIAAPSVSSVNPSWDMGNQPVIEVLSSWLESLGFKIEIVPIPGHRDKFNLVASAGSGSEGLVLSGHTDTVPFDEERWHSDPLQLVERDNRFYGLGTTDMKGFFAVVIEAIRELPLHNLKQPLTLIATADEESTMCGAQALVDLHRRLGRHALIGEPTGLKPIRTHKGISMESIRLTGRSGHSSDPSLGINALEGMHRVIGEVLQWRDDLQQRYRNPAFEVEVPTINLGHIHGGDNPNRICGQCELQFDLRPLPGMVLSDLRAEISARLDRLLVDSGLAWKMVPVFDGIPAMETPKGAAIVQAVETLTGFPAGAVAFGTEGPYLNEMGMETVICGPGHIDQAHQPDEYLPLEHIQPAIKLIQSLVKRFCL